CTTGGTTGCCTTGGCCTTCAGATCAAGGGCAAACTTATTGGTATAGAGGGTTTCATTTTGTGGCTTGCCTGCAGGAACCTGTACACCGAAACCACTCAACCCTCCCAGCATAGCTGAGTTAGCACCAAGAAATGCTTGAGCTTGAGATACGTTTTTAACGTTTGCCATGTTGGCTGCAAACGTCATCATAGAGCCCAAATTGGCTTGCCAAAATTGAGTCGCTTGCGCAGGAGTCCATGTCCCAGTATAAGTCGGACTAAATGTTGATTGACCATTAGTAGGATCTATTGCATTAAAAAAACCTGACTGCATAATGCTTTGTGCATTTGCAAATGTAGCTGGTGCACTAACATAAGCAGCTGTTTTTCCATGAAGACTATCTACACGGAACTGATAGCTACCGCCAATCTGCAGCCACTTGCCCAGTGACTTGTCTTCAACCCGCTGAACCTGGCCCTTCAGGTCTTCCATCTGCTGCGACAGCTTGTCAAGCTTGGCCTGCAGATCTACCTCTGCAGCCATGGCGCCAGCCGGGATGGCCAGTGCAAGAACGGTGGACAACAACAACTTGTTTGTTTTACGCATGCATCTTCTCCTTTGGTGGGATGAATACTGCTGGTGAACGTTAACTGCCTGAAACTAAGTACATCAGCATAAAAATAAATAAAAATTACAAATCGATGTATACATACACAACATTTAACTTGTTTGCAACAATTTATCCATTCAATTCAAATATTTGAATTATTAAATATTAAATAACTAGCTGTTTTTCTGATCTATCAACACCAGTAGCTGGCCGTACAGAGCATCGCCATCAGCAGCCATGACCAGTTGCTTGTCAACAACGGCAAAGGGCTGCTGTTTGCAAATTTTACACTTTTTGGCACATTTCTTAAGTTTTATGTCCAGGTCAGGGTACTGTGCAAGCAGCTTTTGTGTAAACAGCCCGGAACCTTGATTATGTTGACAGAAACGGATTTTCACCGGTTATGCAGCCTTACGAGGCTGACCTTGCTGATTC
Above is a window of Trichlorobacter lovleyi SZ DNA encoding:
- a CDS encoding DUF1450 domain-containing protein, with product MKIRFCQHNQGSGLFTQKLLAQYPDLDIKLKKCAKKCKICKQQPFAVVDKQLVMAADGDALYGQLLVLIDQKNS